One window of Microcoleus vaginatus PCC 9802 genomic DNA carries:
- a CDS encoding ShlB/FhaC/HecB family hemolysin secretion/activation protein yields the protein MACRSQKLFLVAGFFWLVLLGKTAKTSASTVEILTSNVEDLVAVSSGGDTNLDSREDLATADEKTQLPAESEHSGVAETPDLPPSAANSVNVTSYTILKNRQDACSTRSEFSCGVGILPARKRLIDNGATSQTDRTFSTKTQETELFNSDQKLEENIDRQKIDLGIDRDLQLSQLPNPILPREPELPAPDPPQPPAPSPLPPTQPTPVESEITPGIPGTIKVAGFEFEGNTAFSDRELAEVTQQFAGREITFAELIAAEAAVTQKYVAAGYINSGAVILANQTFPRDGGVVKIRIVEGGLDEIVITGNRRLNSNYVRSRLERATRRPLNRSRLLEALQLLQLDPLIANISAELQAGSRPENSRLEVRVKEADSFSGEVFADNNRSPSVGSFRRGVRINQANLLGLGDGLEVSYANTDGSNEFNGSYTVPVNARNGTIGFAASAASTNIIEEPFDAAEIEGKSRTYELTYRQPIVEKPDRTLALGLSFSRQESDTFLLGERFALSAGANERGETRVSAVRFFQEYVQRSSSQVFAARSQFSLGTNLFGATANDSGRDSRFLAWRGQAQYVRLLAPETLLIVRSDIQLADRPLLSLEQIGIGGVQSVRGYRQDLLLTDSGAIASAEVRIPVWRVPEVEGLLQVAPFIDFGVGWNQSEEKPNPESDKLLGAGLGLVWQMGDRLNVRLDYGIPLINARSGDRTLQEKGIYFRINYFPF from the coding sequence ATGGCTTGTCGCTCACAAAAACTATTTTTAGTCGCGGGATTTTTTTGGTTAGTTTTGTTGGGAAAAACAGCGAAAACATCCGCTAGCACCGTTGAAATTTTGACCTCAAATGTTGAGGATTTGGTAGCAGTCAGCAGCGGAGGCGACACTAATCTTGACAGTCGTGAAGATTTAGCCACCGCTGACGAGAAGACACAGTTACCCGCTGAGTCAGAACACTCGGGGGTGGCGGAAACTCCGGATTTACCGCCGTCGGCGGCAAATTCAGTCAATGTGACATCTTACACCATTCTCAAGAACAGGCAAGATGCCTGTTCCACAAGGAGTGAGTTTTCTTGTGGGGTGGGCATCCTGCCCGCCCGTAAAAGGCTTATTGACAATGGTGCAACATCTCAGACCGATCGCACTTTCAGCACAAAAACTCAAGAAACCGAGCTTTTTAACTCAGATCAAAAGCTAGAAGAAAATATTGACCGACAAAAAATTGATTTGGGTATCGATCGCGACTTGCAACTCAGTCAACTGCCCAACCCAATTTTGCCGCGAGAACCCGAATTACCAGCTCCTGATCCGCCGCAACCGCCTGCGCCGTCTCCCCTCCCACCCACCCAGCCAACACCCGTTGAAAGCGAAATTACACCGGGGATTCCGGGTACAATTAAGGTCGCTGGCTTTGAATTTGAGGGCAACACGGCTTTTAGCGATCGCGAACTCGCAGAAGTTACGCAACAGTTTGCGGGGCGCGAAATCACCTTTGCCGAACTGATCGCAGCCGAAGCAGCCGTCACTCAAAAATATGTAGCGGCAGGATACATCAATTCCGGCGCTGTAATTCTCGCCAACCAAACCTTTCCGAGAGACGGAGGTGTGGTGAAAATTCGGATTGTAGAAGGCGGATTAGATGAAATTGTGATTACTGGAAACAGGCGCTTAAATTCAAATTACGTGCGATCGCGCCTTGAGCGCGCTACCAGACGCCCCCTCAACCGATCTCGGTTGCTGGAAGCCTTGCAATTGCTGCAACTCGACCCCTTAATTGCCAATATTTCCGCCGAATTGCAAGCCGGAAGCCGCCCGGAAAACAGCCGGTTAGAAGTGCGGGTAAAAGAAGCAGACAGCTTTAGCGGTGAAGTGTTCGCAGACAACAACCGATCGCCCAGCGTCGGCAGTTTTCGGCGCGGTGTTCGCATCAATCAAGCAAATTTGCTTGGTTTGGGCGACGGATTAGAGGTATCTTATGCTAACACCGACGGCAGCAACGAATTCAACGGCAGCTACACAGTCCCCGTCAACGCGCGCAACGGCACGATTGGGTTCGCTGCGAGTGCTGCTAGCACCAACATCATCGAGGAACCGTTTGATGCTGCTGAAATTGAGGGGAAATCGCGGACTTACGAGTTAACTTACCGCCAACCGATTGTCGAAAAACCCGATCGCACTTTGGCTTTGGGACTGAGTTTTTCCCGGCAAGAAAGCGATACATTCCTGTTGGGGGAACGATTTGCGCTTTCGGCGGGAGCAAACGAGCGCGGCGAAACCCGGGTTTCGGCTGTGCGCTTTTTTCAAGAATACGTGCAGCGGAGTTCCAGCCAAGTGTTCGCAGCGCGATCGCAGTTCTCCCTCGGCACTAATCTGTTCGGCGCTACTGCGAACGATAGCGGGCGTGACAGCCGCTTTCTGGCGTGGCGCGGACAAGCCCAGTACGTGCGGCTGTTAGCGCCAGAAACCTTGCTGATTGTGCGTTCCGACATTCAATTAGCCGATCGCCCTCTGCTTTCCCTAGAACAAATTGGGATCGGTGGCGTTCAAAGCGTGCGCGGATACCGCCAAGATTTGCTGTTAACTGATAGCGGTGCGATCGCGTCTGCAGAAGTGCGAATCCCGGTTTGGCGTGTCCCGGAAGTCGAAGGATTGTTGCAAGTCGCTCCGTTTATCGATTTTGGGGTAGGGTGGAACCAGTCGGAGGAAAAGCCGAATCCTGAGTCGGATAAACTGCTGGGTGCGGGTTTGGGGCTGGTTTGGCAGATGGGCGATCGGTTGAATGTGCGTTTAGACTACGGTATTCCTTTGATAAATGCTCGATCGGGCGATCGAACTTTGCAGGAAAAAGGCATCTACTTTAGAATCAATTATTTTCCGTTTTAA
- a CDS encoding protochlorophyllide reductase, with product MAQNHKSTVIITGASSGVGLYGAKALADKGWHVVMACRDVRKAGDAAQELGIPQGSFSIMEIDLGDLESVRRFARAFKASGRPLDALVCNAAIYMPLIKEPLRSPEGYELTMTTNHLGHFLLCNLMMENMKPSYYSDARIVILGTVTHNPDELGGKIPPRPDLGKFEGFEAGFKDPISMVDGKKFEPVKAYKDSKVCNVLTMRELHRRFHESTGITFTSLYPGCVADTPLFRNHYPLFQKLFPLFQKNITGGYVSQELAGERLAMVVADPEYKQSGAYWSWGNRQKKDGKSFVQKVSPQARDDEKGERMWELSAKLVGLTDGAQMGAAAGAGRSA from the coding sequence ATGGCACAAAATCACAAATCAACGGTTATCATCACCGGCGCTTCCTCCGGCGTCGGTTTGTACGGCGCGAAAGCTCTCGCAGACAAGGGATGGCACGTAGTCATGGCCTGTCGGGACGTGCGGAAAGCCGGAGACGCCGCCCAAGAGTTGGGTATACCTCAAGGCAGTTTCTCCATCATGGAGATTGACTTGGGCGATTTGGAGAGCGTGCGTCGATTTGCTCGGGCATTTAAGGCCAGCGGCAGGCCTCTGGACGCTTTGGTGTGCAACGCGGCCATTTATATGCCTTTGATTAAGGAACCGCTGCGGAGCCCGGAGGGTTACGAGTTGACGATGACTACCAATCACCTGGGTCATTTCCTGCTGTGCAACCTGATGATGGAAAATATGAAGCCTTCCTATTATTCCGATGCGAGAATCGTGATTTTGGGAACCGTGACTCACAATCCAGACGAGTTGGGTGGGAAGATTCCGCCGCGCCCGGATTTAGGCAAGTTTGAGGGTTTTGAAGCGGGTTTCAAAGACCCGATTTCGATGGTTGATGGCAAGAAGTTTGAACCGGTCAAGGCTTACAAAGATAGCAAAGTTTGCAACGTGCTGACGATGCGGGAGTTGCACCGCCGCTTTCATGAATCCACCGGGATTACTTTCACTTCGCTTTATCCGGGATGCGTTGCGGATACGCCGCTGTTCCGCAACCACTATCCTTTGTTTCAGAAGCTGTTCCCGCTGTTTCAGAAGAATATCACCGGGGGTTATGTGTCGCAGGAGTTGGCGGGCGAAAGGCTGGCGATGGTGGTTGCTGATCCCGAATACAAGCAATCTGGGGCTTATTGGAGTTGGGGGAACCGCCAGAAAAAAGATGGTAAGTCTTTTGTGCAAAAGGTTTCTCCCCAGGCTCGTGATGATGAAAAAGGCGAGCGGATGTGGGAGTTGAGCGCTAAGTTGGTGGGATTGACTGACGGTGCTCAAATGGGTGCTGCCGCTGGTGCGGGCCGCTCTGCATAA
- a CDS encoding PIN domain-containing protein has product MDTNIVLDFLLQREPFFQDAELLFQAIDAGQLIGYVTATTLTDIFYISRKHTRSVEQARQAVLETLTAMVICPIDRAVLESAFNSGLVDFEDAVPIFGAVAQGLDAILTRDNKGFLSSPIPVLSIQELLQQLGT; this is encoded by the coding sequence ATTGATACCAACATTGTCCTAGATTTTCTGTTGCAGCGAGAGCCATTTTTTCAAGATGCGGAGTTGTTGTTTCAAGCGATCGATGCTGGGCAACTAATCGGTTATGTTACAGCGACAACGCTCACGGATATTTTCTACATTTCTCGCAAACATACTCGCAGCGTTGAGCAAGCACGGCAAGCGGTTTTAGAAACGCTGACTGCTATGGTCATTTGTCCTATTGATCGAGCGGTTTTGGAATCAGCTTTCAACTCTGGTTTGGTTGATTTTGAAGATGCTGTTCCAATTTTTGGTGCAGTTGCTCAAGGGTTAGATGCGATTCTGACCCGTGATAATAAAGGTTTCTTGAGTTCGCCTATACCTGTTTTATCCATTCAAGAGTTGTTGCAGCAGTTAGGGACGTAG